The Vibrio sp. B1FLJ16 DNA segment AAAAAATAATGATATACCTAATCAGCTTTGTGACTTTTTTGGTTGTTGTGGTCTTGATGGCGATAGGCGTGATGCTAAAACGTCAAACGATACAAGGCAGTTGTGGTGGGCTGGCTAGTATTGAAATAGAAAGAGAGTGCAACTGCGTCGAAACG contains these protein-coding regions:
- the nqrM gene encoding (Na+)-NQR maturation NqrM; protein product: MIYLISFVTFLVVVVLMAIGVMLKRQTIQGSCGGLASIEIERECNCVETCDEHARVLYQIQEPQVPFRF